In Paenacidovorax monticola, the genomic window AGCGTGTGGAGTACGCACTGGAAGCGCGGCTTTCAACGCTGATCGCCAAGGACGTGAAGACGGGCGGCGACTTCAAGGAAATCGACTTGTTGGGCCGCCAGCTGGAGCGGCTGGCCCGCATCGGCAAGTACGAACGCACCGGGCGTGAAGCTGATCTGAACCCGGCGATTGAGGCGCGCAACTCGGGGCCGAAGAAGGCTCGCGGCAAGAACTGCCTGTCGGAGGAACAGGTGGAGCAGCTGAAAAGCGCCTTCCTCGATTCGCTGTTCAAGTACCAGTTGGGCTGGTGGCAGAGCAGCCAGCAGCGCACGCGGGCCATTCTCAAGTCGCGCCAGATCGGTGCCACCTGGTACTTTGCGCGTGAGGCGTTGATTGATGCGCTGGAGACTGGGCGGAACCAGATTTTCCTGTCCGCGAGCAAGGCGCAGGCCCACATCTTCAAGCAGTACATCTGTGCGTTTGTCCACGAAGTGACGGGCGTGGAGTTGAAAGGCGATCCCATCGTGCTGGCCAACGGCGCCACGCTCTATTTCCTGGGCAGCAATGCGCGCACGGCGCAGGGCTACCACGGCAATTTCTATTTCGATGAGTTCTTTTGGACGCAGGACTTTGAACGTCTCAACAAGGTGGCCAGCGGCATGGCCATGCACAAGAAGTGGCGCAAGACCTACTTCAGCACGCCCAGCAGCATCCAGCACGCGGCTTATGCGTTCTGGTCGGGCCTGCGGGTCAAGAAGAAGTCCAGGATTGAAGTGGACTTGACGCACGAGCGCCTAGCCGGTGGCTTCACTGGAGAGGATCGGGTGTGGCGCAACATCGTCACGATCATGGATGCGCTGGCGGGCGGCTGTGACCTGTTCGACCTTGAAGAGCTGAAGCTGGAGTATTCCGATGCGGAGTTCGCCAACCTGCTGATGTGCGGGTTTGTCGATGATTCGTTCTCGGTCTTCCCGCTCTCGATGCTGCAGCCCTGCATGGTGGACAGCTGGGAGCTATGGACGGACTTCAAGCCCTTTAGCCAGAGGCCCTATGGCTGGCTGCCGGTGTGGGTGGGCTATGACCCCAGCCATACGGGCGATAACGCCGGCCTGGTGGTGGTAGCCCAGCCCACCAAACCGGGCGGGGCGCTGCGCGTGCTGCACACAGAGCAGTTCAAGGGCATGAACTTTGAAGCCCAGGCAAAGGCGATCAAGGCAATCACTGAGCGCTACAACGTGACCGGCATGACGGTGGACACCACTGGCATCGGGGAGGGCGTTTACCAGCTGGTGCAGAAGTTCTATCCCGCGGTGCGAGGCATCAACTACAGCGTGGACAGGAAAACCATGCTGGTGCTCAAGGCGCAGCAGGTCATCAATGCGGGGCGGCTGGAGTTTGACGCGGGCAACAAGGAGCTGGCCTCCAGCTTCATGGCCATCAAGCGTGAGATGACGGCCAGCGGACGCAACGTGACGTATGCGGCGGGGCGCAGCGAAGAAACCGGCCACTCCGATCTGGCCTGGGCAACGATGAACGCGCTCAGCCATGAACCCTTGGAAACCGGCACCGACCTGGCCACGCCACAGGGCCAATCCTTCCTTGTTATCTCTGACTGACCATGACCAAACGCAATCGTCGCGCACAGGCGCACCACACCTCCACGTCCGCTGAACCCTCTGCGGCTACTGCTGCCCCGCCGCAGGCCCGGGCTTTCAGCTTCGACCTGGGCGAGCCAGAGCCTGTATTGGGGGGACGCTCGGCGCTGCTGGAGTATGCGGAGTGCTTGCAGTGCGGTGACTGGTACGAACCGCCTGTGAGCCTGGCCGCGCTTGCTCGTCTTCTGCGTGTCGGGGCCCACCATGAAT contains:
- a CDS encoding terminase large subunit domain-containing protein, encoding MTSKAATRPVTTAKPKRTVSAAQKAITTRAKAIFKDAQPGGEASPVDGGAGVRREARALFWMGWKLSHIAEHLGVPRGTLHGWCKAEKWQDTAAAQRVEYALEARLSTLIAKDVKTGGDFKEIDLLGRQLERLARIGKYERTGREADLNPAIEARNSGPKKARGKNCLSEEQVEQLKSAFLDSLFKYQLGWWQSSQQRTRAILKSRQIGATWYFAREALIDALETGRNQIFLSASKAQAHIFKQYICAFVHEVTGVELKGDPIVLANGATLYFLGSNARTAQGYHGNFYFDEFFWTQDFERLNKVASGMAMHKKWRKTYFSTPSSIQHAAYAFWSGLRVKKKSRIEVDLTHERLAGGFTGEDRVWRNIVTIMDALAGGCDLFDLEELKLEYSDAEFANLLMCGFVDDSFSVFPLSMLQPCMVDSWELWTDFKPFSQRPYGWLPVWVGYDPSHTGDNAGLVVVAQPTKPGGALRVLHTEQFKGMNFEAQAKAIKAITERYNVTGMTVDTTGIGEGVYQLVQKFYPAVRGINYSVDRKTMLVLKAQQVINAGRLEFDAGNKELASSFMAIKREMTASGRNVTYAAGRSEETGHSDLAWATMNALSHEPLETGTDLATPQGQSFLVISD